The genomic interval GCTCGCGACGACTCCATCCACGCCGGTTGAGCCCAAGTCGAAGGTCATGTCCGCGTCCATGGCGGTTCGACATGACAACAAGCCCCAGGCCCAGGCCGCTGATGCACCTCACCCCAGCCCTGAGACGACGTCCCCCGTGGCGAAGGCTGGGAGCACTGCGACACCACGGTCTGGTGCGAATCCGGAGCTGGAGTTTGAGCCGTATCCCGCGCCTTCGGTGGCGGAGTCGCTGCCGCCACCACCTCCTCCACCTCCAGCCAGTATCCAGGCGCCATCTCCTCCCGTGCAGGTGGCGCAGACGCCTCCGCCCAAGAAGAAGGAGGGACTCATTCCCATGTCACTTCTGTCGAAGGACTCGGACGAGCGGTTCCTCGGCTACGCGCGTCTGCAGATGGGGCCTCGGACGTGTGAGAACTTCCTCACGGGGTTGGAGGAGATCGCGGACAAGAGCCCCCGTCCGGACCATCGCGAGCAGGCGCGTTACCTGCGGGCACGCTGCTTCGAGGAGCGGCTCCAGGGACAGGACGCGAAGATGGAGTACCGCCAATACCTCAACGAGTTTCCACGCGGCCGCTACGCGCGCGAGGCGGGTGCGGCCATCCTGCCCTGACATCGGCCCGTGCGCTTCGGGGCACGTGGGCCACGTCCAGGATGCAGCCGCGACGTCTTGCGATGTCGCCCACGCCGAGACAGGACGCGTGCATTCCCGTCGGTGACTCCGTGGGTGCATCACGCATCGCATCGGCTCACGTGCAGCACTGAGCCACGGGCACGCGCTCCAACGTGCTGAACGTGCCCCTCGCGTCCGTGACGCGAATCAGCCGTGGACCACCGTAGGCTGCTTCACGCGCTTCATCGGCTCTTGCGCGAGGCCACGCTCCACGAGCACGCGCAGCACGGACTCCAGCGCGCGGATGCGCGTTCCCGCACGTCCGGGAGCCCAGCGAGGCACATCCGGGCCGCTCAGGAGCTCCATCGCGTGCTCCACCCCGCCCGCCTTGCCCTCCAGCGCCCGCGCCGTGGCGAGCCGCACGTTGGTCGCGGACCTGCGGCTCACCCCGCCCTCCCACAACAAATCCAACGCGAAGGTCGTCCACACCGCCAGCTCGTCATCCGGACGAAGGAACCGCTCGAACCGCGCGAGCGCCTCGCTCCGAGGCTCCCCGGCGCGCAGCACCTCCTCGGACAACTCCACATGCAGCGGCGTGCTACGAGCCAGCGGCCGCTCCGGAGCAATGACCGCCTCGAAGCGCTCTCCCGATGCCGGCCTGCTCGCCACCACGTGCACCAGCTCCGCGGGAATGTCCGCCCCCGTCGGGTGCGCATTCGCCTCGCCGTAGAACACGACCAGGTTCTCGAACTTCTCCGCCAACGAGCGCAACTCCAGCGGCGGACGCCACGGGCCGTAGTGGATTCGCCGCCGATTGGGCGACGTCCTCGTCGACTGCCGCCCCAACTGCGTATCCACCATGTACTCGAACGCCCTCAGCATCGTGTCGAAGCGCTCGGGCTCACCCTCCAACAACCCCAGGATCTCCACCACCGCCTCAATCGTGGAGACACAGTGGTCCGCGGGCTCGGCGCGAATGCGGTAGTTGCTCGGCCGCCGCGGCACGAACCCGATACGAGGCAGCCCCGCGAGCACCGGGTTGCGGCTGACGACCTTCTTCGCCTGCGGCCACGTGCCGTCCACGACGATGAGCGTCTCCGGCGGACGCATCCGCGCCTGCTCCACGGAGATGGCTTCCTCACCCGGGAAGAGCACCGCGACGGACTCCGGCCGGGCAGCCAGCTCCTCCAGCCGCGCATGTCCGGTGAAATCGACGCCCTGGTGCAACTCCGAGTTCGCCAGCGCCAGGTGCGCCATGCGCGCCGTACCAATGGCCACGCGGCGCTCACGCGGGTGCTGGAGGAAGACGACGCGGGTCCGCGTGTCCAACCGGGGCGGCAGTTGCGAGCAGTAGCAAGCGCTCTCGGGGCGGCGGCAACGAAGACAAAGGGAACGCACAGCCCGGCTTTACGGCACGGCCCGGAGCCGGGCAAGCACTGCCGGTGGAGGAACCAGCGGCCCGCCTGGTGCTCCGGTGGCCGCCCCAAGGGCGCCCCCGAGGGAAGAAGCCCCCCACCGCCCCCCGCGGGCGGGGTACACAGCCCCTCGTGAACCTGCTGCTGCTCTTCGACGAGGACTTCCTTCCAGACGGAACCGCGCGCCTCACCGGCCGCCGAGCCCAGCATGCCCGGGAGGTGCTCCGCGCCGAACCCGGTGAATCCCTGCGCGTGGGCCGCCTGGGGGGCCTCACCGGCACGGGTGAAGTGCTGGAGAACACCCCCGGCGTCCTCCACCTGCGCGTCACCCTCACCGAGCCCCCGCCCCCAAGGGCCGGCATCGACCTGCTGCTCGCCATCCCCCGCCCCAAGGCGCTCAAGAAGGTCCTCCCCGCCGTGGCCTCCCTCGGCGTGGACCGCATCGTCCTGGTCAACGCCGCCCGCGTGGAGAAGAGCTACTTCGACTCCAAGGTCCT from Myxococcus stipitatus carries:
- a CDS encoding tRNA-uridine aminocarboxypropyltransferase, with amino-acid sequence MRSLCLRCRRPESACYCSQLPPRLDTRTRVVFLQHPRERRVAIGTARMAHLALANSELHQGVDFTGHARLEELAARPESVAVLFPGEEAISVEQARMRPPETLIVVDGTWPQAKKVVSRNPVLAGLPRIGFVPRRPSNYRIRAEPADHCVSTIEAVVEILGLLEGEPERFDTMLRAFEYMVDTQLGRQSTRTSPNRRRIHYGPWRPPLELRSLAEKFENLVVFYGEANAHPTGADIPAELVHVVASRPASGERFEAVIAPERPLARSTPLHVELSEEVLRAGEPRSEALARFERFLRPDDELAVWTTFALDLLWEGGVSRRSATNVRLATARALEGKAGGVEHAMELLSGPDVPRWAPGRAGTRIRALESVLRVLVERGLAQEPMKRVKQPTVVHG